The following are from one region of the Stigmatopora argus isolate UIUO_Sarg chromosome 9, RoL_Sarg_1.0, whole genome shotgun sequence genome:
- the LOC144082472 gene encoding uncharacterized protein LOC144082472 isoform X3 gives MKFSPFSIIFGLLIKVHVQTLEGLQVIFLADDASSLNSAGSFLRGEVQSSLAHGDQILKVERTDHTKMILSVQI, from the exons atgaagttttccccatttagcatcatctttggtcttctcatcaag GTTCATGTCCAGACTTTGGAGGGTCTCCAAGTGATCTTCCTTGCAGATGATGCCtcatctctgaactctgctggcAGTTTTCTGAGAG GTGAAGTCCAGAgttctctggctcatggtgaccagatcctcAAG gtggagagGACTGACCATACTAAAAtgatcctaagtgtgcaaatatga
- the LOC144082475 gene encoding peptidyl-prolyl cis-trans isomerase FKBP3-like, producing the protein MADEPRREFAAEPLRSDDLPKKDLIKFSQDNAAPSFLNEHRLLGNIKNVVTKTTKKEQLIDAITSCLSAKGLKPRRWWER; encoded by the exons atggcggatgagccaagACGGGAGTTTGCTGCAGAGccgctcagaagtgacgatttaccgaagaaagacctgataaagttctcccaggacaatgcagcaccttcg ttcctcaacgagcacagactgctgggaaacatcaagaatgtggtgaccaaaacgaccaaaaaggagcagcttatcgacgccataacgagctgtttgtcagcaaa aggtttaaagccacggagatggtgggaGAGGTGA